In Chitinophaga nivalis, a single genomic region encodes these proteins:
- a CDS encoding FecR family protein, translating to MEELLQKYLDGDCSEAEIRLLYEQLQGKAAYRSLLTVMQADFERILAQRPEVPAALSDRMEMRLLQAIGQTDTKQLGVWYRWKWIAAAASVALLVTAGTYFFIGRKPASPLATGNMALHDIAPGSNKAVLTLADGVQVTLDSAGHQVIQQGNTTVQQKMGQLQYAAAGKTAAIGYNLLTVPRGGQFTVVLPDGSQVWLNAASSLRYPTAFTGKQRIVELQGEGYFDIKPQAQQPFIVRIVGQEMEVQVLGTHFNIMAYTDEKETTTTLVQGAVKVKKGAAEKYLQPGQQAAMDHQTGTFTVQETDVAAVTAWQTGFFEFDNAGISAITRQLARWYDIEIDNKTGDSRQRFGGRINKNLPLSEMLHMLAASGVTYKLEGRKLTVTATR from the coding sequence ATGGAAGAACTTTTGCAAAAGTACCTGGACGGAGATTGTAGTGAAGCAGAGATACGCCTGTTGTATGAACAGCTGCAGGGGAAGGCCGCGTATCGTTCGTTGCTGACCGTGATGCAGGCGGATTTTGAGCGTATCCTGGCACAGCGCCCGGAGGTGCCGGCCGCGCTGAGTGATCGGATGGAAATGCGGTTGTTGCAGGCTATCGGACAAACGGACACAAAACAGCTGGGCGTATGGTATCGCTGGAAATGGATAGCAGCTGCGGCCAGCGTTGCGTTGCTAGTGACAGCAGGTACTTATTTTTTTATAGGCCGTAAACCGGCATCTCCGCTGGCTACCGGTAATATGGCCCTGCACGACATTGCGCCCGGCAGCAACAAGGCGGTACTTACCCTGGCAGATGGTGTGCAGGTAACGCTGGACAGCGCCGGCCATCAGGTGATACAACAAGGTAACACCACGGTGCAGCAAAAGATGGGACAGCTGCAATATGCAGCTGCGGGCAAAACAGCTGCCATTGGCTATAATCTGCTGACGGTACCCAGAGGCGGACAGTTTACCGTAGTACTGCCGGATGGCAGCCAGGTGTGGTTGAATGCCGCTTCCAGCTTACGTTATCCTACCGCCTTTACGGGGAAACAACGGATCGTGGAACTGCAGGGAGAAGGTTACTTTGACATCAAACCACAGGCACAGCAACCGTTTATCGTGCGTATCGTAGGACAGGAGATGGAAGTACAGGTATTGGGTACCCATTTTAATATTATGGCGTATACCGATGAGAAAGAAACGACTACCACGTTGGTACAGGGAGCGGTGAAGGTGAAAAAAGGTGCGGCCGAAAAATACCTGCAACCGGGTCAGCAGGCAGCCATGGATCATCAGACAGGTACTTTTACGGTACAGGAAACAGATGTCGCTGCCGTCACTGCCTGGCAAACCGGTTTCTTTGAATTTGATAATGCGGGCATCAGTGCTATTACCCGGCAACTGGCCCGCTGGTACGATATTGAAATAGATAATAAAACCGGTGACAGCCGGCAACGCTTTGGCGGCCGTATCAACAAAAATCTGCCGTTGTCTGAAATGCTGCATATGCTTGCGGCCAGCGGCGTAACGTATAAACTGGAAGGAAGGAAATTAACTGTTACAGCTACCCGGTAA